Proteins from a genomic interval of Chryseobacterium indologenes:
- the udk gene encoding uridine kinase: protein MLVIGIAGGTGSGKTTVVDKILQQLDIEGMNILSQDNYYHDNPNLTLTEREALNYDHPKSIDFELLIKHVKALKNNESIEQPIYSFVTHSRTGDHVTVEPKNVLVVEGILVLTNKELLKEFDLKVFVHADSDERLIRRIRRDTQERGRDLSEVLHRYQTTLKPMHQEFIEPSKNDADLIIPNMKQNSVAIDFLTTVIKNSLKKH from the coding sequence ATGCTTGTAATAGGAATTGCCGGTGGTACAGGATCCGGCAAAACTACAGTTGTTGACAAGATACTTCAGCAGCTTGATATTGAAGGAATGAATATCCTTTCTCAGGATAATTATTATCATGATAATCCAAATCTTACTCTGACAGAAAGGGAAGCGCTCAATTATGATCACCCGAAGTCCATAGATTTTGAATTGCTGATAAAACATGTGAAAGCTTTAAAAAATAACGAGTCTATCGAACAGCCGATTTATAGCTTTGTAACACATTCCAGAACAGGAGATCATGTCACTGTAGAACCTAAAAATGTATTGGTAGTAGAAGGAATTCTTGTATTGACCAATAAAGAATTACTGAAAGAATTTGATCTGAAAGTTTTCGTTCATGCAGATTCTGATGAAAGGCTGATAAGAAGGATCAGAAGAGATACCCAGGAAAGAGGAAGAGATCTGAGTGAAGTCCTCCATCGCTACCAGACCACTTTGAAACCAATGCACCAGGAATTCATCGAGCCATCTAAAAATGATGCCGATCTTATTATCCCCAATATGAAACAGAATTCCGTAGCCATTGATTTTTTAACTACCGTTATTAAAAACTCGTTGAAAAAACATTAA
- a CDS encoding ATP-dependent Clp protease adaptor ClpS, with amino-acid sequence MNFYNTIKDYENPKRQYEEEVLVLDDTDDVYKLVLHNDDVHTFDYVIDSLIEICKHTLEQAEQCTILVHYKGKCTVKTGSLDILKPMHEKLLSRELTSEIV; translated from the coding sequence ATGAATTTTTACAATACAATAAAAGATTACGAAAACCCGAAACGTCAGTACGAAGAAGAAGTTCTTGTACTGGATGATACGGATGACGTTTATAAACTGGTGCTGCATAATGATGATGTTCATACCTTCGATTATGTAATCGATAGCCTGATTGAAATATGTAAGCATACCCTGGAACAGGCAGAACAATGTACAATTCTTGTCCACTATAAGGGCAAATGTACCGTAAAAACTGGCTCATTAGATATTTTGAAGCCCATGCACGAAAAATTACTTTCACGCGAATTAACAAGTGAAATCGTATAA